A genomic window from Pagrus major chromosome 23, Pma_NU_1.0 includes:
- the LOC141019680 gene encoding complement C1q-like protein 2: MKKTAVLFLAFSCCLCNAQVTENNDKVDQCSGSTSSFDTCSLNCMSQSLGALGKKVADMAEKVTHLEAKLQKAENDVLELRSLIGGTPQVAFSAALRDSGSGNIGPFTTATPLKYKRVFSNTGNSYNPSTGIFTAVVKGMYFFRFSMFNNLDPVSNSVVSLMKNSVRLTSVWDTSGSDANDMGSNAVVIALEVGDNVYVELMTNRVLYDDGMNYNTFSGFLLFTT; the protein is encoded by the exons atgaagaagactgcagttcTGTTTCTAGCGTTCAGCTGCTGTCTATGTAATGCACAAGTTACTGAAAACAATGACAAAGTCGATCAGTGCTCAGGATCAACTAGCTCATTTGATACCTGCTCCCTCAATTGCATGTCCCAAAGCCTGGGAGCTTTGGGAAAGAAAGTCGCAGACATGGCAGAAAAAGTAACACACCTGGAGGCTAAGTTGCAAAAGGCTGAAAACGATGTCCTGGAGCTGCGGAGCCTGATTGGAG GCACACCTCAGGTGGCCTTTTCTGCAGCTCTCCGGGATTCTGGCAGTGGAAATATTGGACCATTCACCACTGCTACCCCACTGAAGTATAAGAGGGTCTTCTCCAACACTGGCAATAGCTACAATCCTTCAACAG GCATTTTCACAGCAGTGGTCAAGGGAATGTACTTCTTTCGATTCTCCATGTTCAACAACCTTGATCCAGTTTCTAACTCTGTTGTGAGCCTCATGAAAAATAGCGTGAGGCTGACATCTGTCTGGGACACCTCAGGGTCTGATGCAAACGACATGGGCAGTAACGCTGTGGTCATCGCCCTCGAGGTGGGAGACAATGTGTATGTGGAGCTCATGACAAACAGGGTACTCTATGATGATGGTATGAACTACAACACCTTCAGTGGTTTTCTGCTCTTCACTACATAA